One genomic region from Drosophila busckii strain San Diego stock center, stock number 13000-0081.31 chromosome 3R, ASM1175060v1, whole genome shotgun sequence encodes:
- the LOC108604747 gene encoding neither inactivation nor afterpotential protein G has protein sequence MGMHFQKILCVGAIVIGLIAGLVMLVCHLLQDSIPNVLATNEREYAFDYVIVGAGTAGATLTSLLSKHSNGSVLLIEAGGSFGFLSRIPLLTTFQQKGINDWSFLSAPQKYSSKGLLDQRQCLPRGKGLGGSANLNYMLHFDGSPADFDSWHQLHNLSDWNWQHMRSFMVAARPKPTELYEIPASYSALTEALGTAESEFGHKPWKFRRTTYNIKNGLRHSVLQQYLLPVLKNLNLRLLPEALVKRINLAKKSKLASSVLVGLKDEHNKEIEFKIKVRRELILCAGAYQTPQLLLTSGIGDKSTLAQLQLPVQHKLPLVGQGLHDHLNVALFVSMGVVGPSLNQRALLSPMNLLNYLSSGTGAFGNFGVVGHISNFEEPLPFGITFFGAGAIDESSLMSISNFKRAAFRALFPRYYNATQEGFVVISSCLQPKSRGTVTLLHKSMRRNPLIDPNYLSQQQDVACNIAAIRNAVAVVTSAAFASLQPRIHWPKLQECANFGPFERDFSENQPSDDYLECVMRHIGLGSHHPGGTCALGSVVDSQLRLKGLTNIRVVDASVLPRPISGNPNTAIAAIAMRAASWILKNELQDATVA, from the exons ATGGGCATGCATTTTCAAA AAATACTTTGTGTGGGTGCCATTGTCATAGGCCTTATAGCGGGTTTGGTAATGCTCGTCTGCCACTTGCTGCAAGATTCTATACCCAATGTGTTGGCCACTAACGAGAGGGAATACGCTTTTGACTATGTGATAG TTGGCGCTGGAACTGCTGGAGCTACTTTAACTTCGCTTCTAAGCAAACACAGCAATGGAAGCGTGCTGCTTATCGAGGCAGGCGGCTCTTTTGGTTTCTTGAGTCGTATACCCCTACTTACAACGTTTCAGCAGAAGGGCATCAATGATTGGTCATTTCTCTCGGCTCCGCAAAAATACTCTTCCAAGGGCTTGCTGGACCAGCGACAGTGTCTGCCACGAGGAAAAGGTCTGGGCGGCTCGGCCAACCTGAACTATATGCTGCATTTCGATGGATCTCCGGCAGACTTTGACTCCTGGCATCAACTGCATAATTTAAGCGACTGGAACTGGCAACACATGCGTTCCTTTATGGTCGCCGCAAGGCCAAAACCGACAGAGCTTTATGAAATACCAGCCAGCTACTCTGCGTTGACAGAAGCTTTGGGAACAGCAGAGTCTGAGTTTGGACACAAGCCTTGGAAATTTCGACGCACGACTTATAATATAAAGAACGGCCTGAGACATTCGGTTTTACAACAATATCTACTGCCTGTGCTCAAAAATCTGAATCTGCGATTGCTGCCAGAGGCGCTAGTGAAGCGCATAAATCTAGCTAAGAAATCAAAGCTAGCCAGTTCCGTTTTAGTGGGCCTTAAAGATGAGCACAATaaggaaattgaatttaagatTAAAGTGCGACGTGAGCTTATACTATGTGCGGGCGCCTATCAGACACCACAGCTGCTTCTAACTTCGGGTATTGGAGATAAATCGAcgctggcgcagctgcagcttccaGTGCAACATAAATTGCCTTTGGTGGGTCAAGGATTACACGATCATCTCAATGTGGCATTGTTTGTCTCCATGGGTGTCGTAGGACCTTCGCTTAACCAACGCGCTCTACTAAGTCCTATGAAtcttttaaattacttaagcAGCGGCACTGGCGCCTTTGGTAATTTTGGTGTAGTTGGACATATAAGTAACTTTGAAGAGCCACTGCCCTTTGGCATTACCTTTTTTGGCGCTGGCGCTATAGATGAAAGTTCGCTCATGTCTATCTCCAATTTTAAACGAGCTGCTTTCCGTGCGTTATTTCCACGTTATTATAATGCTACGCAAGAGGGCTTTGTAGTCATCTCCAGCTGTCTGCAACCCAAATCTAGAGGAACTGTGACGTTGCTGCATAAAAGTATGCGAAGGAATCCTCTAATTGATCCAAACTATTTAAGTCAGCAACAAGATGTGGCATGCAATATTGCAGCTATACGAAATGCAGTTGCT gtaGTTACCTCTGCCGCATTTGCTTCACTGCAGCCACGCATACATTGGCCCAAGCTGCAAGAATGCGCAAACTTTGGTCCATTTGAAAGAGACTTTAGTGAGAACCAACCTTCTGATGATTATCTAGAATGTGTTATGCGACATATAGGTCTGGGCTCGCATCATCCTGGTGGCACTTGCGCTTTAGGCAGCGTTGTGGACTCACAGCTACG TTTAAAAGGTTTAACAAATATACGCGTTGTCGATGCCAGTGTGCTGCCTCGGCCTATATCTGGCAATCCCAATACTGCGATTGCAGCTATAGCCATGCGTGCAGCGAGCTGGATTCTTAAAAACGAACTACAAGACGCAACAGTTGCTTGA
- the LOC108604748 gene encoding peptidyl-prolyl cis-trans isomerase-like 1, protein MLPSPAGNGVPDKAWQPPFVTLETSMGEITVELYWKHAPNTCYNFAELSRRGYYNNVVFHRIIRDFMIQGGDPTGTGRGGTSVYGSEFADELHSDLKHTGAGILSMANSGPDTNGSQFFITLAPTQWLDNKHTIFGRVYTGMEVVKRIGMVETDKNDRPIDPLRIVKAKVEKV, encoded by the exons ATGTTACCGAGTCCTGCAGGCAATGGCGTACCAGACAAGGCGTGGCAGCCACCGTTTGTTACACTTGAAACAAG CATGGGCGAAATAACAGTGGAGCTCTATTGGAAACATGCACCAAACACA TGCTATAACTTTGCGGAGCTGTCCCGGCGTGGTTACTACAACAATGTTGTATTTCATCGCATAATTCGTGACTTTATGATACAGGGCGGTGATCCCACGGGTACGGGACGTGGAGGTACTTCGGTTTATGGAAGTGAATTTGCCGATGAGCTGCACAGTGATTTGAAACATACTGGCGCTGGCATACTATCTATGGCCAATTCTGGTCCAGATACAAATGGTTCACAATTCTTTATAACGCTGGCGCCCACACAGTGGCTGGACAATAAGCACACCATCTTTGGGCGTGTTTATACTGGCATGGAAGTGGTTAAACGCATAGGCATGGTGGAGACGGACAAAAATGATCGTCCTATAGATCCCCTGCGTATTGTCAAAGCTAAAGTAGAGAAAGTTTAA